The following nucleotide sequence is from Lacinutrix sp. Hel_I_90.
TAATATGGGCTGTATTCCACCAAAAGACGGATTTTTACAAGGTTTAAGACGTTTATGTAATGCCTATAATATGTTGTTGGTTTTCGATGAGGTCATGACTGGTTTTCGCTTGGCAAAAGGGGGTGTACAAGAATTGTACGGTGTGAATGCAGATATTATTTGCTTCGGAAAAGTTATAGGTGGCGGCCTGCCTGTGGGGGCTTTTGCGGCGAGAAATGAAATCATGAACTATTTAGCACCGCTGGGCCCTGTATATCAGGCAGGAACATTAAGTGGGAACCCATTAGCAATGGCGGCCGGATTGGCGATGCTAACCGCTTTGAATACAGATGCTGAAGTATTTAATCGTTTAGCAGGAAAAACTGAATATTTACATAAAGGTCTTGCTGAAGTTCTAAAGAAGCACAACATTACACATACTATAAATAGAGTAGGTTCTATGATTTCTGTGCACTTTAGCGCTACAGAAGTTGTTGATTTTGAAACTGCTGCTGAAGGCAATAATGAAACCTTTAAAACCTTTTTTCATGGGATGTTAAACGAAGGTATTTATATTGCGCCAAGTGCGTTTGAAACCTGGTTTATAACAGATGCTTTAACGTATAAAGATTTAGATAAAACCATAGCAGCTTGTGATAAAGTGTTTAGTTAATAAACATGATGAGCAAACCAAAAAAAAGCGGTTACAAATTTTGTAATCGCTTTTTTTATGGAAAAATATGGCTTTCAATTTAATCTTAGTCAGAAATTATTAAATAGCTCGGATGTAAAGCCGCAGTTAAAGTGCTTTTAACCATTAGTAATCCGAAACTAGTTTAGCGTTCTTGGCTTTCTATTGCACCATGGGCTTTTTCTTTTTTCTTTCCCATTTTTTTATGTCTGCCCCTTTTATGTTTTCTTTCATTCCTTTCATTCCATTTTTCATATTGGGCTTCATTAAGAATTTTTTTCATTGCTCTTTTAGTCGCGATGCTATGGTCTAATTTATCGTTTAGCATTTTTAAACGGACAGCTTCAGAGGGTTGTTCTCCTTTTTCTTTTAGTGTCATTTTGTGCTTCATATGTGCTAAATGGCGCTTTGCATTTTCTAGGTTTAATGGTTTGACTTGTTTTTGTTGGGCATCAGATAAATCTAAGGCTAATACCATTTTTTTAGTTTGAATCTCTGCAATATCTTCAGTATTCATTTTATTGAAACGTTCTTTTTTCATCGCCATGCGATTCTCTTTTGTGTCTTGTGCTTGCATGTTAAATGCGACTAAGACTAATGCTATAGTCAATAATTTTTTCATACTATTTTTATTTATTGTTTTTATACCTTTAGGACTCCAAAAGAAATAAAAGGTTTAAAGAGCGTCTTATTTTAAGATCTAATTAACAGTTTGGGCTTTCGAAATTAAGTCTAATGTTGTGCTGTATAGCGGTTTGTTTTTCATTTTGCTTTTTAGCCATGCAAAATAGCTCATCACAAAAATATCTTCGCGCTTGGCCTGAATCCAAACAAAAGCGTTCT
It contains:
- the hemL gene encoding glutamate-1-semialdehyde 2,1-aminomutase; protein product: MIYKRSSTLFTQAEQVIPGGVNSPVRAFKAVGGTPIFVKEAKGAYLYDEDGNQFIDYINSWGPMILGHAYEPVVNAVIAKAKKGTSFGMPTEIETKIAELAVSMVPNIDKIRFVNSGTEACMSAVRLARGFTKKDKIIKFAGCYHGHSDSFLIQAGSGAVTFGSPNSPGVTKGTAQDTLLARYNDLDNVEAIIKANRDEIACIIVEPVAGNMGCIPPKDGFLQGLRRLCNAYNMLLVFDEVMTGFRLAKGGVQELYGVNADIICFGKVIGGGLPVGAFAARNEIMNYLAPLGPVYQAGTLSGNPLAMAAGLAMLTALNTDAEVFNRLAGKTEYLHKGLAEVLKKHNITHTINRVGSMISVHFSATEVVDFETAAEGNNETFKTFFHGMLNEGIYIAPSAFETWFITDALTYKDLDKTIAACDKVFS